The genomic stretch CCGGCATACAGCTTCCAGGCATCGTTCATGTCCTGGGTCACCGACAGGTCCCAGGATTCAGGGGTGTCGATCTTCAGCGAAGCGTCATAGCGGTTGCCGCGCAGCAGCTGGCCTGGAACGCCGGTGCCTGGGGAGACTTCGGTGTGGCCTTCGAGCTTGTACTTCACTTTCGAGTGGTAGGTCAGGCCCACGCGGGTGGTGTCGGTGGCTTGTACCAGCACGCCAACGTTAAAGCCCAGGGCAGTATCGTCACCCTTGATCTTGATGTTGTTGACGGCGTTAGGCACTTGCGGCAGCGAAACGTCCGACTCCAATGTACCGGCGATGCGGTTGAAGGTCGGACCGAAACCTACGGACACCCGGTCGTTGAAGGCGTAGCTGACAGTCGGCTGGAAGGTGATGACCTTCACTTCGCTCTTGCTGCCAAAGCCGCGGCCCTGGAAGCCACGTTCGTAGTCAGTGACCAGACCGAACGGGGCATAGACACCGAAACCGACTGCCCATTGATCATTGAGTTTGTTGGTATAGAAACCGAACGGAACGGCAGTGAAAGGCACCATATCGCCTTTGTTGCTACCGCGGGTATTGGTATTGCCACTGACTTGGCTGATATCGGTGGATGCATCAATTGCGGCAACACCGCCCGATATTTGCTGGCCTTCAAGGCGAGCCATACCGGCAGGGTTGCCAAAAACGGTACTTGCATCATCGGCAGAAGAAGATCGGCCGGCGAAACCGGTACCCATCCCGCTGACGCTCTGTTCGTTGAGGGCAAAGCCGCTTGCGAACAGTTGGGAAGAGGCCATGGCAACGGCAAGGCTAAGTGTGGTCTTGAGCATTACTTTTTTCATTATTAGAACTCCGAGGTGATCACCGCTGCGGAAAGTAGCAATAAAATTGACTGAGCGCTATAGGCTGTAACGTAGGAGATAGAGCGGTTTTGTAGGACAATCCGACCAAATTTGCGGGTTTTTGCCGAATCTTGCAAAGTGCCCGATCAGCAGGCGACCTGATTCATTGGGTTTACACAGGTTTGCCAAGCCTGCGTGTAATCGCGCAACCGGCCCTGGGGGTGAAATATTTCTTTCCAGATACGGGCCATGGCCAGCAGGTCGTCGGGTCGGGGCAGTTCGGGACGATGTTGCTCCACCAGCAACCAGGCAATAGCGGTGGCGTAGCGCAGGTTGACCGTCAGTTCCAACTGCGGCCCGCTGAGGAAGGCGTGCTGGCTTGCGAGGCCCCGCACCAGGCTGGCACGTTCCGGGTCACGGGCCAGATAGTTGTCCCACAGGGCTCTGTGACGTGACTCGGTAATGCGATACAGGCCGTGGCCGCGCCGGTCATGCAAGGCAGAGCCCAGTTCCGATTGGCTGGCGGCAACCCCCAGCAGCAGGGTTTCTGCGGTCTGGCTGTGGCGACCGAGGTAAATCAGCGTGGGTCGGATCACGTAGCGACACAATTCGCCGGCGGCAATGCCCATAAAACCCTCGAAACCTTGAAAGTGGTCGACGAGGCCTGAGAAGGGGGGGGCTTGGCAGCGGTGGGTCGGATCTCAGGCTCGCCGGAGGCGGAACAGGCCGCCTGAGTTGAAGTGTAGTGTCAGATTTACGATGTAAAGGACTGTTTTTAAAATATTTCTGTTTGGTGGTTATAGACGTTATATCGGTTTGGCCTAAAGGAAGCCGACAGAAACCCGAATCGCGGGCAATAAAAAACCCTGCCTTGCGGGCAGGGTTTTCGATGTTCAGCGTCGGGTCAATCAGGCAACCAGGGCCTGACGGGTACGCTCGATCACGGCCTGCAGCGGCTCTGCGCTGGAGTATTGATCGGGGTACAGGCGTTCGCTGTGACGAGCGATGCCGTGTTCGTTGACCAGGGTGAAGCTGAAGCAGCCTTTGCGAGCGGCCATGATCAGGCAGTTCATTGGAGCAAAAGCATTGGTTAGGGTGCGAATGGCATCCTGAGTATGGATTTGAGTGGACATATTATTGGTGTTCCTACAAATGACACGGATAAGAACCGTGCAACGTTAAAACGTTCCAGTGACGCTGATCACCATTGATCATGCGAAGAACCCGACTGGAACAAAGCAGCCAGTTTGAAGCGCTGAATAGTTTGGCGCGCTTGGGCTGGCAGGTAGGTACTTAGGAGGGCAGGCAACACAACAGGGGCAAAGGTTCTGGGCCCAGGGTGAAGATCCTGATCAATTTGCAGGTTGGTTCGGTCAGAGTATGGAAACTTCGCGACACCCTTTGCATTGTTCAAAGGCAGTGTCGTCGCAAGTGATACCTGGAAACCATCGAGGTGGTCGATCCCATCAAGATTGACAGAACTTCTCTTCAGGGAAGTTACGTCGCGGGGATTTGTTCGACCAGAATTGACTTTCAGCTTGGTACTAACGCCGCGGATAGTAATAGCTTGAAACGGGTAAAGCAAGTGTGTTAGCGAAAATATTTCAATCAACCGCCCATAAGCCCGCGATAAATCAGCACCGTGGCTGCGGCAGCCAACGAACAGCCCAGCGCGTAGGCGGCTAGGGTCAGGCGCAGGGATTGGCCGGTTTCGATCACGCTCATCACATCACCCATGTCGTTGACCCGCCCGTCACCCAGCTCGATGCACAGGCTGACTGCTGTGAATGCGGCTGACAACAGGATGGCGATGGCAAACAGCGCGCCATCAGGGGAGGGCAGCACGGCATTGATCCCCAGGGAAATCACGCAAATGGCGAGCAGCAGCAGTGCGAACACCAGAATTCCTCTCATGACACGGCGTCCCTCCTTGCAATAGGGCAAACAGTGTGGCGAGCCCGGTGGCGTTTGAAAAGTGACGCTTGTGTGTCACCCGTAACGTTTTGCCACGGTTCTGGGCCACAAAACAGCAGGGATACGATCTCCAGGCAGGCAGTTGTGCACATTGGTTGCGCAGTGTGTCACCGGGTTGGGGCGCAGCCGGATGGCCCCTCGGATGCCTGCATCAAAAATTTAAGTCAATGAAAAATCTGGCTTTTTTTTATTGGTGAAAAAATCGTCAGTTTAAGCGCGGCCCCCGCTCCATGGGCCTTTGAGCGCGTTAAAGCATGGTTGTCCACTGAGTTATCCACAGCTTCTGTGGATTGTCCCAAGCGCTTGCTCTAGAACGGGCGTGCAGGGTTTTTTCAGCTTTACCCGTACGAAAAAAGGAGTAGAGTGGCGCGCCTTCCGTTCTGCCCTACAGTGCTTTATGAAGTTTCGCTCAGTATCACCTTCTGTTACCGACAACCCTCCCAGTGTTACCACGCCCAAGCGTTTCTCTTTGAAAGTCGCCTTGTGGCTGCTGGATAACCCTCGCATTGGCGATAACCCCAATATCAAGCATTTCGCCGGGCGCTTGCTCAAGCAGCCGGCCCGTGAAGGGGTGGTCGTGGCTCAGAGCCGCCTGGGTCTGTTGATGTGTCGCGAGTGCGGCAATGCCCGGGACCGCCGCATCGGCCATGACCTCCTGCGCCAGGCCGCCCGTGCCGGCGACCTTGGCGCCCAGCGTGAACTGGGCCAGATCAAAGACTGAGCTGTCCACGAAGCGCGTGCTTGGTTAACCTTCCTCTTTTACCGTAATGGCAGGAATGGCTATGGCTTTTGACTGGACCAGTGTTGCGCTGGGCCTCGCCGCTGCGGCGTTGCCTCTGTTGGTCCTGTGCTGGCAGATCCAGCGCCGCCTGAATGCACGCAGCGCCGGCTGGGAGCTGCTGGAAGAGCGCCTGGCCACCGCGCAGATGGCCCAGGAAGGGCTGGCTGCGCAACTGGACGCCAGCCGTGATGAGATCAGCGACCTGAGCCAGGCCAATGCCGCCAAGCAGGCGGACCTGGCGGCTGTTCGCCGGGAGGTCGAACTGCTGCAGATCGATCGTGATAACGCCCGTGATGCCGCTCATGCCTGGAACATCGAGCGCTCTGCCAAGGAAGGCGAGCTACGCCGCCTAGACGCTTTGTCGGCCTCCCTGCGTGCCGAACTGCGTGAGCAACAGGACAGCCATCAACAACGCCTCAACGACCTGCAAGGCTCACGGGATGAGTTGCGTGCGCAGTTCGCCGAACTGGCGGGGAAAATTTTCGACGAACG from Pseudomonas fluorescens encodes the following:
- a CDS encoding OmpP1/FadL family transporter, with the protein product MKKVMLKTTLSLAVAMASSQLFASGFALNEQSVSGMGTGFAGRSSSADDASTVFGNPAGMARLEGQQISGGVAAIDASTDISQVSGNTNTRGSNKGDMVPFTAVPFGFYTNKLNDQWAVGFGVYAPFGLVTDYERGFQGRGFGSKSEVKVITFQPTVSYAFNDRVSVGFGPTFNRIAGTLESDVSLPQVPNAVNNIKIKGDDTALGFNVGVLVQATDTTRVGLTYHSKVKYKLEGHTEVSPGTGVPGQLLRGNRYDASLKIDTPESWDLSVTQDMNDAWKLYAGATWTRWSRLKDITVNNEGVTAGNGGGAAPALVGTIKEDQNWHDTWAYAVGTSYQLTKQVVVRTGLTFDQSPTNNTDRSPRIPTGDRTIFSVGLGYAVMDNMTIDLAYSYLQEEAVKVRRSNQLGQTYNAKYENSANGFGLGMTYKF
- a CDS encoding sel1 repeat family protein, whose amino-acid sequence is MKFRSVSPSVTDNPPSVTTPKRFSLKVALWLLDNPRIGDNPNIKHFAGRLLKQPAREGVVVAQSRLGLLMCRECGNARDRRIGHDLLRQAARAGDLGAQRELGQIKD